The proteins below are encoded in one region of Paenarthrobacter ilicis:
- a CDS encoding urease subunit gamma, protein MHLLPREQEKLMIVVAADLARRRQARGLALNYPEAVAIISYELIEGARDGRSVAELMSYGTTLLGRGDVMEGVPEMIHDVQIEATFPDGTKLVTVHNPIR, encoded by the coding sequence ATGCATCTTTTGCCCCGTGAGCAGGAGAAACTCATGATCGTTGTGGCGGCGGACCTTGCCCGCCGCCGCCAGGCCCGGGGACTGGCGCTCAACTATCCCGAGGCCGTGGCCATCATCAGTTACGAGCTGATCGAGGGTGCGCGGGACGGAAGGTCAGTGGCCGAGCTCATGAGCTACGGCACCACGCTGCTCGGCCGCGGAGACGTCATGGAGGGCGTGCCGGAGATGATCCACGACGTCCAGATTGAAGCCACCTTCCCTGACGGCACCAAGCTGGTCACCGTCCACAACCCCATCCGATAG
- a CDS encoding urease subunit beta encodes MIPGEYRLQAGPIACNSGREAIAVDVVNRGDRPVQIGSHYHFAEANNALEFDRQAAYGRRLDIPAGTAARFEPGDRKTVQLIALAGSRQVYGLSNAVNGTLDGGTRPSGSAAEGGNK; translated from the coding sequence ATGATCCCCGGTGAATACAGGCTCCAAGCCGGCCCCATCGCATGCAACAGCGGGCGTGAGGCGATCGCCGTCGACGTCGTTAACCGCGGCGACCGGCCCGTCCAGATCGGTTCGCACTACCACTTTGCCGAGGCGAACAACGCCTTGGAGTTTGACCGCCAAGCCGCCTACGGGCGCCGCCTGGACATCCCGGCCGGGACCGCGGCGCGCTTCGAACCAGGCGACAGGAAGACAGTCCAGTTGATAGCGCTCGCAGGCTCGCGGCAGGTATACGGGCTCAGTAACGCTGTCAACGGAACGCTCGACGGCGGCACCCGCCCCAGCGGATCGGCTGCGGAAGGTGGCAACAAATGA